Proteins found in one Miscanthus floridulus cultivar M001 chromosome 4, ASM1932011v1, whole genome shotgun sequence genomic segment:
- the LOC136552466 gene encoding NDR1/HIN1-like protein 26, which yields MRRYGQSLYQPRSPVARCVNFLCAVLLTLILVAGVILFVLWLSLRPHRPKFYLADFSIPNANRQSAGLANLPVHFTVDEHNPNQKIGMFYDEILASVFYGDQLIATGAVMNPFYQQPKGDTPVQGTLLARGPVPTDPSWGRFAGEMSAGSVEMRLVLTSKLQFQVKVWDTKHHHMKVECDFTMQGDGTLRPQDKNSQCTLYF from the coding sequence ATGCGGCGCTACGGGCAGTCGCTGTACCAGCCGCGGAGCCCGGTGGCGCGGTGCGTCAACTTCCTCTGCGCGGTGCTGCTCACGCTGATCCTCGTCGCCGGCGTCATCCTCTTCGTGCTGTGGCTGAGCCTCCGTCCGCACCGCCCCAAGTTCTACCTCGCCGACTTCTCCATCCCCAACGCCAACCGGCAGTCCGCCGGCCTGGCCAACCTGCCGGTGCActtcaccgtcgacgagcacaaCCCCAACCAGAAGATCGGCATGTTCTACGACGAGATCCTCGCGTCGGTGTTCTACGGCGACCAGCTCATCGCCACGGGGGCCGTGATGAACCCCTTCTACCAGCAGCCCAAGGGCGACACGCCCGTGCAGGGCACCCTCCTCGCTAGGGGCCCCGTCCCGACGGACCCGTCGTGGGGGCGCTTCGCCGGCGAGATGTCGGCGGGTAGCGTCGAGATGCGGCTGGTGCTCACCTCCAAGCTGCAGTTCCAGGTGAAGGTGTGGGACACCAAGCATCACCACATGAAGGTGGAGTGCGACTTCACGATGCAAGGGGACGGCACGCTCCGTCCGCAGGACAAGAACTCCCAGTGCACGCTCTACTTCTAG
- the LOC136550231 gene encoding glycerol-3-phosphate acyltransferase 9-like, with amino-acid sequence MASSSVAADMELDRPNLEDYLPPDSLPQEAPRNLHLRDLLDISPVLTEAAGAIVDDSFTRCFKSNSPEPWNWNIYLFPLWCFGVVIRYGILFPLRSLTLALGWLAFFAAFFPVHFLFKGQDKLRSKIERKLVEMMCSVFVASWTGVIKYHGPRPSTRPHQVFVANHTSMIDFIILEQMTAFAVIMQKHPGWVGFIQKTILESVGCIWFNRNDLRDREVTARKLRDHVQQPDNNPLLIFPEGTCVNTQYTVMFKKGAFELGCAVCPIAIKYNKIFVDAFWNSKKQSFTMHLVRLMTSWAVVCDVWYLEPQYLREGETAIAFAERVRDMIAARAGLKKVPWDGYLKYNRPSPKHAEEKQRIFAESVVSRLEEK; translated from the exons ATGGCGAGCTCGTCTGTGGCGGCGGACATGGAGCTGGACCGCCCGAACCTGGAGGACTACCTCCCGCCCGACTCGCTCCCGCAGGAGGCGCCCCGGAATCTCCATCT GCGCGATCTGCTGGACATCTCGCCGGTGCTAACCGAGGCGGCGGGGGCCATCGTCGAT GATTCATTCACGCGTTGCTTTAAGTCGAATTCTCCAGAACCATGGAATTGGAACATATATTTGTTCCCCTTATGGTGCTTCGGTGTAGTAATTAGATATGGAATACTCTTCCCACTGAG GTCCTTAACACTTGCGTTAGGATGGTTAGCATTTTTTGCCGCCTTTTTTCCCGTCCATTTCTTATTCAAAGGTCAAGACAAGTTGAGAAGTAAAATTGAG AGGAAGTTGGTTGAAATGATGTGCAGTGTTTTTGTTGCTTCATGGACTGGAGTGATCAAGTACCATGGACCACGCCCAAGCACACGACCTCATCAG GTATTTGTTGCAAACCATACATCAATGATAGATTTCATTATTCTGGAGCAAATGACGGCATTTGCTGTCATCATGCAGAAGCATCCTGGATGGGTTG GATTTATTCAGAAGACTATCTTGGAAAGTGTGGGTTGCATCTGGTTTAACCGTAATGATCTCCGGGATCGTGAAGTTACGGCACGGAA GTTGCGTGACCATGTTCAACAACCAGACAACAACCCTCTCTTGATTTTCCCAGAAGGAACTTGTGTTAACACCCAGTACACGGTCATGTTCAAGAAG GGTGCCTTTGAGCTTGGCTGCGCTGTCTGTCCAATAGCTATCAAGTACAATAAAATATTTGTGGATGCCTTCTGGAACAGTAAGAA GCAATCTTTTACAATGCACTTGGTCCGACTGATGACATCATGGGCTGTTGTGTGTGATGTTTGGTACTTGGAGCCTCAATATCTGAGGGAGGGAGAGACTGCAATTGCGTTTGCTGAGAG AGTAAGGGACATGATAGCAGCTAGAGCTGGTCTTAAGAAGGTTCCGTGGGATGGCTATCTGAAATACAACCGCCCTAGTCCCAAACACGCTGAAGAGAA GCAACGCATATTCGCCGAATCTGTCGTGAGTAGACTAGAGGAGAAATGA
- the LOC136550230 gene encoding LOW QUALITY PROTEIN: pre-rRNA-processing protein ESF1-like (The sequence of the model RefSeq protein was modified relative to this genomic sequence to represent the inferred CDS: deleted 2 bases in 2 codons) → MAPPASTDEPARHKKAKKSKLDNEEKKHKKRDKARAATEGAPVPDAAERKKRKHKDEREEKRDGKKSKKERKPGGKGAEAEAADGRDEKMRRAMEDERFAAARTDPRFRPMRRKEAKVALDSRFNSMMTDPRFASSAAPVDKRGRRRKKRENPMLEYYLNQEDLEEEGKGKGKGKGKGRGKKEKPELVEEEEDEEDVEEQEEEESSSSDDDEDEDLDDDDECSVGSDIAHYLMGRHDDTPMIDKETHRLAVVNMDWDHIKAVDLYMVMTSCLPKGGRVLSVSIYPSEFGLKCMEIESTQGPAALVNANVDKKDSDEDEDDKDDDEENTDDDVVDDDDEEEEVDSDKENNKLRAYELNRLRYYYAVVVCDSSATANHLYMTLDGTELLKTANVFDLQFIPDSREFKHPARDVATEAPPNYKEPDFETRALQHSRVKLTWDDDEPERKKVLRRKFTDDQLDELDMYLASDGSASDDEGVDNSEDESLPNGGSKRKLTKEERLALLLQGDKSDEEQSDGQDMEITFNTELEDLSKRILERQNNEEKTVWEKHQEKMKEKRKARKRGLKDEDDDDDYSSEDERENDDDFFADEQSDEEPKPSKSKKHKAKAKDKAKRKGKDETTEEHLEQEATKEELELLVAGDQDTANGAKGYNLKRKKGKKGKKSKEESAEDKLPDIDLSKDERFSPMFTSHLFALDPTDPQYKRSAAFMRKQAGKPGPHGGKSGREPPLEGSSLGGTVPPDDAATNNDDQKPDGSATEKLQILSAVKSLKRNLGAFKNSNTAGADR, encoded by the exons ATGGCGCCGCCGGCCAGCACCGACGAGCCCGCGCGCCACAAGAAGGCCAAGAAATCCAAGCTCGACAACGaagagaagaagcacaagaagaggGACAAGGCGCGCGCCGCCACAGAGGGCGCCCCGGTCCCCGACGCCGCCGAGCGCAAGAAGCGCAAGCACAAGGACGAGCGCGAGGAGAAGCGGGACGGCAAGAAGTCCAAGAAGGAGCGGAAGCCCGGGGGAAAGGGAGCGGAAGCCGAGGCCGCCGATGGGAGGGACGAGAAGATGAGGCGGGCGATGGAGGACGAGCGGTTCGCGGCGGCGCGGACGGACCCGCGGTTCCGGCCGATGCGGAGGAAGGAGGCCAAGGTGGCGCTGGACTCGAGGTTCAACAGCATGATGACGGACCCGAGGTTCGCCTCGTCGGCCGCGCCCGTGGACAAGCGCGGGAGGCGCCGCAAGAAGCGCGAGAACCCTATGCTGGAGTACTATCTCAACCAAGAGGACTTGGAGGAGGaagggaaagggaaagggaaa ggaaagggaaagggaagGGGGAAGAAGGAGAAACCGGAGCttgttgaagaggaggaagatgaagaggaCGTAGAGGagcaggaggaagaggagagCTCTAGCAGCGATGACGACGAAGATGAAGACTtggatgacgacgacgag TGCTCTGTTGGCAGTGACATTGCTCATTACTTAATGGGAAGGCATGATGATACACCTATGATTGACAAGGAAACTCACAGGCTTGCTGTTGTTAATATGGACTGGGATCATATTAAG GCAGTTGACCTGTATATGGTGATGACTTCTTGCCTCCCGAAGGGTGGCCGAGTTTTGTCGGTCTCAATCTATCCATCAGAATTTGGACTGAAGTGCATGGAAATTGAGTCAACACAGGGCCCAGCTGCTCTGGTCAATGCCAATGTTGATAAAAAAgac agtgatgaagatgaggatgacaaggatgatgatgaagagaaCACTGACGATGatgttgttgatgatgatgatgaagaagaggaagttgACTCCGACAAAGAGAACAACAAGCTGCGTGCTTATGAGCTAAACAGACTCAG GTATTACTATGCAGTTGTGGTGTGTGATTCCAGCGCAACAGCAAATCACCTGTACATGACTCTTGATGGGACCGAGCTCTTGAAAACAGCAAATGTGTTTGATTTGCAGTTCATTCCTGACTCTAGGGAGTTCAAACACCCTGCTCGAGACGTCGCTACAGAG GCACCTCCGAATTACAAGGAACCTGATTTCGAGACTCGTGCTTTGCAACATAGCAGAGTTAAGCTCACCTGGGATGATGATGAACCTGAACGTAAGAAAGTCTTGAGGCGAAAGTTCACTGATGATCAG CTAGATGAGCTTGACATGTATTTAGCAAGTGATGGCAGTGCGTCAGATGATGAAGGTGTAGACAATTCTGAGGACGAATCTCTACCAAATGGGGGATCCAAACGGAAGCTAACAAAAGAGGAGAGGTTGGCTCTTCTGCTGCAAGGTGACAAATCTGATGAGGAGCAAAGTGATGGCCAGGATATGGAGATTACATTCAACACAGAGCTTGAGGATCTTAGTAAACGTATCCTAGAGAGACAGAACAATGAGGAGAAGACCGTCTGGGAGAAGCACCAagagaaaatgaaagagaaaagGAAGGCTAGGAAGAGGGGACTAAAGGATGAAGACGATGATGACGACTACAGCAGTGAAGATGAGCGTGAGAATGATGATGATTTCTTTGCAGATGAACAGTCTGATGAAGAACCTAAgccaagcaaaagcaagaaacaCAAGGCAAAGGCAAAGGACAAAGCAAAGAGGAAAGGAAAGGATGAAACCACAGAGGAGCATTTGGAACAAGAAGCAACCAAAGAAGAGTTGGAGCTCTTGGTTGCTGGTGATCAGGACACTGCCAATGGTGCAAAGGGTTATAACCTGAAGCGTAAAAAGGGTAAAAAGGGCAAGAAGAGCAAAGAGGAATCTGCTGAGGACAAACTTCCTGATATTGATCTTAGCAAGGATGAGAGGTTCTCACCGATGTTTACGTCTCACTTGTTCGCATTGGATCCTACTGATCCCCAGTACAAGAG GAGTGCGGCCTTCATGCGAAAGCAAGCTGGGAAGCCAGGGCCACATGGAGGCAAATCAGGCAGGGAACCTCCTTTAGAGGGTTCGTCTCTGGGAGGTACAGTACCACCTGACGATGCTgctactaacaatgatgatcagAAACCTGATGGTTCAGCCACAGAGAAGCTGCAAATTTTGTCTGCTGTCAAGTCTCTAAAGAGGAACCTTGGTGCTTTCAAAAACTCCAATACAGCTGGAGCTGACCGATAA